The sequence GGTCACTCTCCTGGCGGTCACTCTCCTGGCGGTCACTCTCCTGTCGGTCACTCTCCCGGCGGTCACTCTCCTGGCGGTCACTCTCCGGTTGGTCACTCTCCTGGCGGTCACTCTCCTGTCGGTCACTCTCCTGTCGGTCACTCTCCTGTCGGTCACCCTCCGGTCGGTCACTCTCCTGTCGGTCACTCTCCTGTCGGTCACTCTCCGGTCGGTCACTCTCTGGTCGGTCACTCTCCTGTCGGTCACTCTCTGCTCACCGTAGGTCACATGACATATTGTTGACAGTAAGGAGATAATCTGACCAATAATGCCCCTGAATGTGTGTCATTATGTCGGTCAGGGGATGATCCTTGATTATATTTGCCAAAAATTGCCACTGAAAATGTGATATTCAGTAACGCTGTTAGGCTAGTGGCTGTGGTGTGCAAATCCTTGCCAAAGAGGCCTAGGttcgattccccccccccatgtgtgCAAACTAACTGTAGGCATCCTCAAGCCCTGCCTCACTTTGGATAAACCAAAGATTATCGTCATAAATGAAAAGGAATCTTCTCAATGCAATAAACCAAAATATAACCCTGAAACAACAATCCTGGTCGTCCTCGGCCCGCAGGTCCTAAACCGCCGCACGTGGAGGCCCGGTCCCgtaagagagagcgggagcgcGTGGCGTCCAGCGACTCCCTCAGCAACGACAGCGACTCGGATGTGTCCATCTCGACAGACGTTTCCATGGCGACCAGCGAGCACCGCAGGAAGCGACGCAGCaaggacaggaagagagggaagagagggaaggactaCAGCAGGAAGAGAGGTGAGAGCACCTCGCTTCATTTAGTTTATTTACTTCATGCGGCTTTGGAATTCAGAAAAGAGAACTAAATGAAAATAATTAGGATTGTTATCATTTATTATTCATCATTAATAAATTATTCTATGAGCATCATTATCATCACAAAGGGATGCATACCACTTTTTACTGCACCAAATACAGGTGGCAGTTCTTACTTGAGTTCTATTTGAGAAGAGAATTTTAGTTGCATCTTATTTTCTGCTTTAGCTAATCTCctgctctcttccctctccaaGCCACGGGCATCCAGTACGTCATCCACCGCTACAAGCAGGTCCTCGCCGCCTacaacaagaagaagaacatgACCAAGGCCTTCCGCCACTACGGCATCGACCGCAACACCATCGCCAACACGGCGTCCATCGCAGAGCTCCACCTGGCCTGCAAGGACACCGCCGCCCTGGTGGGCACCTTCCGCCACGGCGAGGAGACTCTGGTGAACTACGCCCAGCGCTGCGCCCTCTGTATCGACTGTGACGCGGACCTGTCGAGGAGGATAGACCTGATGAAGACCAATGGAGAGCTGCTGCCCATCTCGGTGAAGAGGGGCCGCGGGGTGCAGCCTCACTTCCAGCCACTGGGGGGCGACATCGAGAGCATTGTGCTGAGTTAAGGAACGACGGTAGCAGGAAATACAagcggccgtctgtctgtcgctctgatGTGCAGGATCATTTTCGGGCTACCTCGGTCACACAGAGACCCACGGCAAAGCTAGGCTGGCTTTCCAACGCTGACTTATCGTTCTATTTTTGGAAGAAACACTGTGATGTGTAGCCTATTTGTTAATTCTTCCCCGGGTTCTAAAGGTCGTGTTTATGTAATAACGCTACCATAGCCTTGTTTTTAAGTAATATTATCCTTGAAATGGACACTTCCAATTGAttatatatgttttttaatatactttatttaattaacaatcACTACTGGTATCTTTGTATGGTATTTCCATTACTGGAGTTTATGTGCATAGCCGTACAGACTGTTTTGGTAGCAGCTGAGAACTATTTTAAGTTTGTGCAGAGTAGCAAATAGACGCAACATACATGAGGTCAGAAAATAGCTTCCAATGTTCTACCTATTTTTCTCACATATTTTGAATGCTTTTATTATGTAAAGGAGGTGGAAATCTACTAAAGCATATGCTGTATAGGCCTATGCACACTAACTTTGTTAAAGACTAACGATTTTCAGTAGGTCACAAATGAATGGGTCCTTTTAAATAGCCAGGTTTTTCTGCATGTCTGCAAGACCCTCAATGTAATATAGCCTAAAAGTTTTATCCCAGATATTTTGAATGTTTAAACAGGTGTGGAAGTGCTATGATGAAGATTTCCACACGATGGCAGTGCTGACCTATACAAACCCATTTAAAGTCAAATAGTGAACTTTTCGTTTTGATTTACAATTTAACATCCCCTTTGTCGTTATTTGCACCATACATTTTCTACAATGTCGGCTATTCCTAACCTATTGGGTAAGTGTACAATGAGAAACTGTTGTCTTTACAACTGTTTTCGTGGACAACCTTGAAGATTAATATTACTCTGAAATAGTCCTACTCAACAGTATTGCCCTAAATACCAATTCTTCACCTGTGGGATTCTTTTCATGATCACTTTTGTATAAAATTGGATAGGCCTATACGTTAAAAACATAGTTTTTACCGTTCAATGAAAATGACTTGGAAAACAGAAACCATGTCCATGAATTAGTAGTGGGCTTCATATAAGCTATCAAGGAAGGTAGGCCTACCCTTTATTATGTAAGGGCCATCGCATCACTGCtataatgtgtatttctctcactcactctctgtctcttgaaTTCCAAATGAAATCCAAGTGACGTTAACAGAGTTAGTTTAACAGCCTCCCCATTGCTGTTCTGGTTTCACACCGAGTGACAAATTGCTTTTACAAAGCTAGAGGTtgtttttctctcgctctctctaagccTGTCTCTCCCGATCTCGTTAAATTATCCTGTTTTTCCTGTAGCCGGCCTACTCTTTATCCATTTCGTGACCTCGTTTAAATGGATGATGCTTATTTTCATAGGCTTTAAACATTTTATTCCCGGCTACCAAAAAAATCACCATGACaaaggcctatatatatgtCTAATAGGGCCTGACGCAACGCAGTGTTGCCTGTCGCTAGCCTGCGATATCAATCACACCGGCAGGGGGCGACCCTCGGCCTTGGGTCTGGCTCTTCAGCCTGAAGGGACAGGTGCACCGTGCACGGCAAAGTCGTGAGTGGTGAGGGTGGGCTGGGTTAGGGGTGGTCACGTCCCCCCGCTCTGCCAGACCGCATCAACCTTCCCGCCTCATACGGGGCAAACAAAATGTCACCTCTGCTCCTCCCGGCGACAGCGGACATGGAGGTTTTCTCACGTGTCCCCCTGATTAAATATCAGCGATGCAGTTGTTGACAGAAGAGGATCTGACTGCATAAACGGGGATTCTTTTTTATTGATGAGATTTGGCtaactttattttttgttgtgattCACATCAGCACCTAGACCTCCCCCATCCCTATCTCAACAATGTCCTCCAGTCCAGACCAATCCACCACCACTGCCTCCGCTGCCACCCACCACCTGCTGATGGCTGTGGTGGCAGGTTGGCAGCTGGGGTTCTAGCAGTCGatgagcagggggaggggggggggggtgatggagcaAAGGGCTGGAGATGGCCGATCGAAACGTGGGTCTAATCGAGCCTGAAGCGATGTCCCCCCACCCCTGCTGTCCAGACACTGGCACACTCCCACACGCAGCTGGGACTCCATTTTGTGTCGCCATTTTCTCCGTCCTTTCAAACTGCCGGAGTGGCAGCAGGTGCCGAGTCATCGGCGTGCGCCAGGAGCCCAAGGGGCATGATGGGTAGAGAGTTTGTATTCTCTTTTTGTGGGAGTCCTCGGCTTTAGAAGCAGCATCTGGAGGCTCTTAGCAAACGGGAAACATCcgctctccatcctctccttcctctcctgtaATTGGCTTTAGTTTTCTACCACTTAGATGGCAACATTCAAATTTAGTAATGATCCTGCTGTTGTAGCAATCTTTCTAGTTTTTCTGAAAAGGCCTAGAATCTCCAGTAGTAATAATCTCCTTCGGTAGTTAATATTGTCTGACTGATTTCCCAGCTGTTGTATAACAGTGCCCCACTTAATATGTGCGGAGGTTTGGATTGAAGCAGCACTTAATGTGCACACCTACAAGAGCACAAAGTGTCCAGGTTCAGTAACTAAACCACCTGCCCTTCCGTCAACACCCCTGGGTAGGGGCTTATTAGCAAATTTGCGTCGGCTGACCCAAAGAGACACTTTGTCCTGCAGTCTGAAAACCACAATGCAACACAATTAATTCCACCCTCACTGTTTGTTTactatttaaatacaattaGTATTTAGCTTTTTTTCTGTATAACAGTGAATGCAGGTACATGTCATTCATCTGCAGGTAGGGCATTAGTGCTTCTTGCCTAGGGCATGATGTCTGCAGCTAAGATGCAGACTGTGAGGAATTCAGCCAGCAcccttcagctgggagtcaaagcCCCTGGCCATGGAGTGAATGGATGTGTGGGAATCGTCAGCTGGTCAGACCATACCCCCGAGTCTGTGGCTAGCAACCGTTCACCTCATCCATGTCCCCGCAGACATCCCAGTAATGACATCCCAGAATAACCTCACTATCCAAAAGTAGGTCAGTGCACCGAGCCGTTGCTCGATTCAACACAAAAGAACAAAGCATTGCATTGTGGGTGACCCCCCCGAACCCTTATTGGAATTAAGGAGTtgaaaaggaggggggggggctggaatcTACAGTGACGGTGCCAAAGATGTTGTTTTCCTGCTCGAGGACATGAGATCCAAGAACATGTTTCTCTCCACGTCATCAGTAGTGAGAGTTGGTGGGGGCTGTTGCGGACCCCCAACCCGCACTGCCCGGGGCCAGTGGCGTCAGACTGCTGTCAGGTCCTTTTGGTTCTGACAGGGGACGACCACACTCTGGCTCTCCAGACGCACCCAGCTCCTCCACGGGCGTCTAAACTCCGTCTGAGGAGGATTGCAGGGACCGGATTCATCCTCACGTCCTCACATGGTCGAAACTCGCAATGTGTGTGAAATGGGAAAGAACAGCAgacattcaaataaaaataaacatttaatagGATAGATCTATCCTTTTGTCGTAGGATCAATAATCCCTCGATCACTGTCGATCCTTCTTTCCCAGTCAGGTCCAGGTCCTGATCACGACCGcaaatcaacacacaaacatgcacaattTAATCACGGGCATTCGATTGCGTTGGCATATTCAAGAATgaaaaaaatgagaaaaaaaaggtaCGAAAATAAGATGCTAATTTGGAATCACAGCATCTCGCTTGCGTGAGCATTTTAGCTAGCAGCATCATTCCATCAACGAGCCTTGAGGTATTGACGGGCGCTGGCTCACGCTCCAGCTGGCCAACGCTGATAAGAAACTTCCCAAGGGCTGCTGGGTAATAGAGTAGAAGGCTTAAGAGCAGGGGGCATAATGTattctggaggaagaggacggagggaaggggagggctAGGCCGCAGTGTTaccccaacctctctctctctctctctctctctctctctctctctctctctctctctctctctctctctctctctctctctctctctctctctctctctctctctctctctctctctctctctctctctctctctccctccctcagtcaggccctaaaaacacacacacacacacacacacacacacacacacacacacacacacacacacacacacacacacacacacacacacacacacacacacacacggacagacagacacactctcaGGCAGGGAAATGGGGaagggccatgtgtgtgtgtttgtgtgtgtgcgtgtttgtgtgtgtgtgtgtgtgtgtgtgcatgtgcgcacgtgcatgtgtttatttttgtgtacaattgtctgaatgtgtgtgcgtgtatatctttctgaatgtgtgggtgtgagtgtctgtgttatGGAATTTGACATCCTCTCACAGTCATGGTCAGAAGATGGCAGCATTCATCTCTGCTAACATGCTAATCCGAGGATCGGGGCCaatgcataaatacatacatccaGGACAATAGTATCCCCATGATTAGAGGCAGTATACATGTTTACATTACTGTCTCACTGACACCTCTGGTTGATCCTGTGCCTTTGGTGTGAGGGGAGAGCTATTTATGGGCCATAATGATGCGCTGACCTCTATTTTCAGGGTCACCAGCCCTgctccagccccctccccccaggtgtTGTTGGTATGATAGAGGGGGCTTGTGTCTGAATGCAATCACACCAATTCAGGAGGCTTCTTGTTGTGGTTTTTGTAATGTCaaatgtgttgtttaaataCTATTTCCTGTTATCTGACGTTAGCATTATTGTAACACATTATATGGTACATGTTTACTCATATAAATATTCAGTTAAACGTTGGAATGAGCTTGGTATAAAAATGGGGTTTTGAGCTGATGTTAGTATACCTTACATCAAATACATGGCTACATTTCTTTTCTCAGTGTCAACGCCATACTTCGACTAGAATTGCTCCCTAAAACATACTAATGTGGATACGAGAAGGGGTGGGTGGGTTTCTGCTTCTGCGTTATTACATGGGGATGTTTGATGTCCATTTAATATGGCAGAGTGACGGAGGCGCGCCCAGTCTCTCCGGCTCTCCTGTTGGCTGTGAATACCGTGACGCAGGACCAACGTGACATCCTTCCCCTCGTCACTGAGAGCGGGGTTTATGCGACCAGACATATATTTTCCGACCGCTCTTTCCTTTGCCTGCATCTCCAAAACACCCAGTCTGTTTCACCGGAGGCTTGCATGTTTGCCTCTGCAGATGTGCTTAAGGTTGTTTACGGCACTGTCCGCGATCCCTCGTCCACACAGGCTGATCGTAACAGAAGGAAGAGGTCACATGGCCCTGTGGACACAGTGTAGGAGCCCGCGTGTGTGTTCTGCATGAATCAGCCCGAGGCCTCCGGTAGATAACTGTGTTCACCTTCCAGCCCCCGTCCATGTCCAGCGGCTAAGATGACACACAGGCAGGATAAAACATTCAAGTATTCAGGGGGTGGGGGTCCAAATGCTACCGGCCATTAAACACCAATCAGAGCTGTCGTAT is a genomic window of Gadus chalcogrammus isolate NIFS_2021 chromosome 23, NIFS_Gcha_1.0, whole genome shotgun sequence containing:
- the zgc:174877 gene encoding coiled-coil domain-containing protein 106 — encoded protein: MSSLWQTSSYSPSGALPEIDSSSVRLGDHRALNPAWPKQEQDELSIIKWENLHTGGNGPDVVQDNTPSSAMSSGSATEGLPPRVLMTITKLQCLLERKQDRIAALERQVEDLMQDRKFLRSQIENLTSNRPSAAYAPPSQPAAAAATATTAAAAEGPKPPHVEARSRKRERERVASSDSLSNDSDSDVSISTDVSMATSEHRRKRRSKDRKRGKRGKDYSRKRATGIQYVIHRYKQVLAAYNKKKNMTKAFRHYGIDRNTIANTASIAELHLACKDTAALVGTFRHGEETLVNYAQRCALCIDCDADLSRRIDLMKTNGELLPISVKRGRGVQPHFQPLGGDIESIVLS